The following are encoded in a window of Mycolicibacterium tusciae JS617 genomic DNA:
- a CDS encoding CbbQ/NirQ/NorQ/GpvN family protein: MCIESWWPRERSLRANHGHCIRKPSLRGGRVKDTYYSNGNEVQLFEQAYRQRLPVMLTGPTGCGKTRLVEHMGLLLRRPVVTISCHDDLTSSDLVGRFMVTGGDVVWTDGPLTRAVKAGAICYLDEVVEARHDSLAILHSLTDHRRALYLDRAGEVVTAPEGFMLVCSYNPAYRSSLKELKPSFRQRFVTLSMRYLEPAREAEVIVAEAGIALESAQRLVQCATAIRTADEAFHFEPPSTRVLVTAAQLIAAGATELAAAQACILAPLSSDGAISEGLREIAAASLADADSSSPSR; this comes from the coding sequence ATGTGCATCGAGAGTTGGTGGCCGCGTGAGCGAAGCTTGCGCGCGAACCATGGGCACTGCATTCGGAAACCGAGCCTGCGAGGAGGCCGCGTGAAAGACACTTATTACTCCAACGGCAACGAAGTTCAGTTGTTCGAGCAGGCGTATCGCCAGCGCCTACCGGTGATGCTCACCGGCCCGACCGGTTGCGGCAAGACACGACTCGTCGAGCACATGGGCCTGCTCCTGCGACGGCCCGTCGTCACGATCAGCTGCCATGACGATCTGACCAGTTCGGATCTCGTCGGACGCTTCATGGTCACCGGGGGCGACGTGGTGTGGACCGACGGGCCGCTCACCAGGGCCGTCAAGGCCGGAGCCATCTGCTATCTGGACGAGGTGGTAGAGGCACGACACGATTCGCTCGCGATCCTGCACTCGCTGACCGATCACCGTCGCGCTCTTTACCTGGACCGCGCAGGCGAAGTGGTGACCGCACCCGAAGGCTTCATGCTGGTGTGCTCCTACAACCCCGCCTACCGCAGTTCACTCAAAGAACTCAAGCCGTCGTTCCGTCAACGCTTCGTCACACTGTCGATGCGCTACCTGGAGCCCGCGCGCGAAGCCGAGGTGATCGTCGCCGAAGCGGGCATCGCACTCGAATCGGCTCAGCGACTCGTGCAGTGCGCAACAGCGATCAGGACCGCGGACGAAGCCTTCCACTTCGAGCCGCCGTCCACCCGGGTGCTGGTCACCGCGGCGCAGTTGATTGCCGCAGGTGCAACCGAACTGGCGGCTGCGCAGGCCTGCATCCTCGCGCCGCTGTCGAGCGACGGGGCCATCTCGGAAGGACTACGCGAAATCGCGGCGGCCAGCCTGGCCGACGCCGACAGCTCGAGCCCGTCACGCTAA